A genomic stretch from Argiope bruennichi chromosome 2, qqArgBrue1.1, whole genome shotgun sequence includes:
- the LOC129962425 gene encoding glucosidase 2 subunit beta-like gives MSFFRFRYIFRQKYLLVFTIIVIILFLMYQLFSVGQLGKELSRRNPRPRLQTNFKNYEKADGFMQSKSADKEIKDDAWHASLNTQENTKFILGVLPSSQRFYKPTPRNTFKCIESGEEINFAFVNDNFCDCSDFSDEPSTSACNSGKFYCTHQSKHSISSVLSYKVNDGICDCCDGSDEWLHITLPEHTLVPGNKQKGIFQVPCPVNCIS, from the exons ATGAGTTTTTTTAGGTTCAGATATATTTTTCgccaaaaatatttacttgttttCACGATCATCGTGATAATTCTATTCCTCATGTATCAACTCTTTTCTGTTGGACAGCTGGGTAAAGAATTATCCAGAAGAAATCCTAGGCCTAGATTACagacaaattttaagaattatgaaaaagcAGATGGCTTTATGCAATCAAAAAGTGCTGACAAGGAAATAAAAGATGATGCTTGGCATGCATCATTGAATACTCAAgagaatacaaaatttattcttgGTGTGTTGCCTTCTAGTCAAAGATTCTATAAACCTACACCTcgaaatacatttaaatgtataGAAAGTGGGGAAGAAATTAACTTTGCCTTTGTGAATGACAATTTTTGTGACTGTTCAGATTTTTCGGATGAACCAAGTACTTCTGCCTGCAATTCTGGAaa GTTTTATTGCACTCATCAGTCCAAGCATAGTATCAGTTCTGTGTTATCATACAAAGTGAATGATGGTATTTGTGATTGCTGTGATGGAAGTGATGAATGGTTGCATATCACACTACCTGAACATACTTTAGTTCCtg GTAACAAGCAGAAAGGAATTTTTCAAGTGCCCTGTCCTGTGAATTGCATCTCCTAA